In one window of Macaca thibetana thibetana isolate TM-01 chromosome 5, ASM2454274v1, whole genome shotgun sequence DNA:
- the UGT2B4 gene encoding UDP-glucuronosyltransferase 2B4 isoform X2: MSMKWTSALLLIQLSCYLSSGNCGKVLVWPTEFSHWMNIKTILDELVQRGHEVTVLAYSPSILPGPNNPSALKFEICPTSLTETEFEDSVTQLVKRWSDIPKDTFWPHFLQVQEMMWTYGDMIRKFCKDVVSNKKLMKKLQESRFDVVLADAISPCGELLAELLKIPFVYSLRFSPGYAIEKHGGGFLFPPSYVPVVMSEFSDQMTFMERVKNMIYMVYFDFWFQAWDTKKWDQFYSEVLGRPTTLFETMAKAEIWLIRNYWDFQFPHPLLPHVELVGGLHCKPAKPLPKEMEEFVQSSGDNGVVVFSLGSMISNMSEERANVIASALAKIPQKVLWRFDGNKPDTLGLNTQLYKWLPQNDLLDIKRML; this comes from the exons ATGTCTATGAAATGGACTTCAGCTCTTCTGCTGATACAGCTGAGCTGTTACTTGAGCTCTGGGAATTGTGGAAAGGTGCTGGTGTGGCCCACAGAATTCAGCCATTGGATGAATATAAAGACAATCCTGGATGAGCTTGTCCAGAGAGGTCATGAGGTGACTGTATTGGCATATTCACCTTCCATTCTTCCTGGTCCCAACAACCCATCCGCTCTTAAATTTGAAATTTGTCCGACATCTTTAACTGAAACTGAGTTTGAGGATAGCGTCACACAACTGGTTAAGAGATGGTCAGACATTCCAAAAGACACATTTTGGCCACATTTTTTACAAGTACAAGAAATGATGTGGACATATGGTGACATGATTAGAAAGTTCTGTAAAGATGTGGTTTCTAATAAGAAACTTATGAAGAAACTACAGGAGTCAAGATTTGATGTTGTTCTTGCAGATGCTATTTCCCCCTGTGGTGAGCTGCTGGCTGAGCTACTTAAAATACCCTTTGTGTACAGCCTCCGCTTCTCTCCTGGCTACGCGATTGAAAAGCATGGTGGAGGATTTCTGTTCCCTCCTTCCTATGTACCTGTTGTTATGTCAGAATTCAGTGATCAAATGACTTTCATGGAGAGAGTAAAAAATATGATCTATATGGTTTATTTTGACTTTTGGTTTCAAGCATGGGATACGAAGAAGTGGGATCAGTTTTACAGTGAAGTTCTAG gAAGACCTACTACATTATTCGAGACAATGGCAAAAGCTGAAATATGGCTGATTCGAAACTACTGGGATTTTCAATTTCCTCACCCACTCTTACCACATGTTGAGTTAGTTGGAGGACTCCACTGCAAACCTGCCAAACCCCTACCTAAG GAAATGGAAGAGTTTGTCCAGAGCTCTGGAGACAATGGTGTTGTGGTGTTTTCTCTGGGGTCGATGATCAGTAACATGTCAGAAGAAAGGGCCAACGTAATTGCATCAGCACTCGCCAAGATCCCACAAAAG GTTTTGTGGAGATTTGATGGGAATAAACCAGATACCTTAGGACTCAATACTCAGCTGTACAAGTGGCTACCCCAGAATGATCTTCTTG